In Arthrobacter citreus, a genomic segment contains:
- a CDS encoding M20 family metallopeptidase, whose product MNTTLDTARVRLPEIIGDIASLVETETYSRDRSGLDNGLECVRKLLTLRLGAPAEEQLEDDGVLGPTLKVTYPGSGPGRVLILAHYDTVWPTGTLAGWPLTEGTDPSGRATLSGPGIFDMKTGLVQGIWALKLLTDAGNPRPTVTFLFNGDEEIGSIASRAAIEKAAQDADAVLVLEATAGGAVKTGRKGVGIFTVTATGVEAHAGLDPAAGASAIHALAEFVTAAVGVADLSRGTSINVGLIEGGSGSNVAAGHAKATIDIRVETAAEMERVDRELDAIRISDDRVSLQIEHFWNRPPMTADPGDPLLALVRGAALALGHELEDASVGGASDANFVAALGVPVLCGMGAVGSGAHARGEYIHPDAVPLYTALTADALSRLVNGLPPLHG is encoded by the coding sequence ATGAACACCACGCTCGACACCGCCCGCGTCCGGCTCCCCGAAATCATCGGGGACATCGCTTCCCTGGTGGAAACCGAAACCTACAGCAGGGACCGCAGCGGACTCGATAACGGGCTTGAGTGCGTGCGCAAGCTGCTCACGCTTCGGCTCGGCGCCCCGGCCGAAGAGCAGTTGGAGGACGACGGCGTTCTCGGTCCCACGCTTAAGGTCACCTACCCCGGATCCGGCCCGGGGCGGGTTCTGATCCTGGCCCACTATGACACGGTGTGGCCCACGGGCACCCTGGCCGGATGGCCGCTCACTGAAGGAACAGACCCATCCGGGCGCGCAACACTGAGCGGCCCGGGCATCTTCGACATGAAGACCGGCCTCGTTCAGGGCATCTGGGCCCTGAAGCTCCTGACGGACGCAGGCAACCCCCGCCCAACTGTCACCTTCCTCTTCAACGGCGATGAGGAGATTGGGTCCATTGCCTCCCGCGCCGCCATAGAAAAGGCGGCACAGGACGCCGACGCCGTCCTGGTGCTGGAGGCCACCGCAGGAGGGGCGGTGAAGACCGGCCGCAAGGGCGTGGGGATCTTCACCGTCACCGCCACCGGTGTTGAAGCCCATGCCGGCCTTGATCCCGCAGCCGGTGCCAGCGCCATTCATGCTCTGGCCGAGTTCGTCACGGCCGCCGTCGGCGTCGCCGATCTCAGCCGTGGAACCTCGATCAACGTGGGACTTATCGAGGGAGGATCGGGGTCCAATGTAGCTGCAGGCCATGCCAAAGCAACGATTGATATCCGGGTGGAAACAGCAGCCGAGATGGAGCGGGTGGACCGGGAGCTGGACGCTATTCGGATCAGCGATGACCGGGTGAGCCTGCAGATTGAACACTTCTGGAACCGGCCGCCCATGACTGCCGACCCCGGGGATCCCCTGTTGGCCCTGGTCCGCGGGGCGGCCCTTGCGCTGGGCCATGAGCTGGAGGACGCCTCGGTGGGCGGTGCCAGTGACGCCAATTTTGTCGCCGCGCTGGGCGTGCCGGTGCTGTGCGGCATGGGTGCCGTGGGCAGCGGGGCGCACGCGCGCGGAGAATATATCCATCCCGATGCCGTCCCGCTGTACACCGCGCTCACTGCTGATGCCCTGTCCCGGCTCGTGAACGGTTTGCCACCCTTGCACGGCTAG
- a CDS encoding AbgT family transporter yields the protein MTQAATVEQSRGMRAAFRVFSAIERVGNLLPHPFWLFCILAGVVIVLSAALEAAGVSAVSPGTGDAVEVRSLLSAAGIQTMIGDAVENFASFPPLATILTTMLGIAVAEKSGLIDTLLRNTVTKVPAKYVTFALAMAAMLGHVAGDAAYVTLIPLGALVFRAVGKSPVLGAIVAFVSISAGYDASPSLTTTDVLLSSITTAAAGTIDSAVVVTPLANYFFSLASSVLIALTITVVVEKVLSKRPDLEADASDEAAGSVADLRISTRERRALRLAGITALLFLAAVAASLVPAGSPFRGEAGGVLNSPVIGGMAFVIGLFFALIGVVYGRSAGTFTQGSDVTAAMIEGIKSMAPILVLFFAISQFLAYFKWTGMGEVLAISGARTLDSINAPGWAILLGIAVLISVMNFIITSGSAMWSLAAPIFVPMLMLLDIEPATTQAMYRIADSVTNCVTPMSPYFVMALGFVQKYRRSAGIGTLASFTIPLAMVIWVVWIAFFMIWYALGIPFGI from the coding sequence ATGACACAGGCCGCCACAGTCGAGCAGTCCCGGGGAATGCGCGCAGCGTTCCGCGTCTTTTCAGCGATCGAGCGGGTCGGTAATCTCCTGCCGCATCCGTTCTGGCTGTTTTGCATCCTGGCCGGGGTCGTCATCGTCCTCAGTGCCGCGCTGGAAGCAGCGGGGGTATCCGCCGTGAGCCCGGGCACCGGAGACGCTGTCGAGGTGCGCAGCCTCCTCAGCGCCGCCGGCATCCAGACCATGATCGGCGACGCCGTTGAGAACTTCGCATCCTTCCCCCCGCTGGCAACCATCCTGACCACCATGCTCGGCATTGCAGTCGCGGAGAAGAGCGGCCTGATCGACACGCTGCTGCGGAACACCGTCACCAAGGTGCCGGCGAAGTACGTCACCTTCGCCCTCGCCATGGCGGCCATGCTGGGCCACGTCGCCGGAGACGCTGCATACGTAACCCTGATCCCGCTGGGAGCCCTGGTTTTCCGGGCCGTCGGGAAGAGCCCGGTCCTCGGCGCCATTGTCGCCTTCGTCTCCATTTCCGCCGGATACGATGCCTCCCCCTCGCTGACCACCACCGACGTCCTGCTGTCCTCCATCACCACCGCTGCGGCCGGCACCATCGATTCCGCCGTCGTCGTCACGCCGCTGGCCAACTACTTCTTCAGCCTGGCGTCATCCGTCCTGATCGCGCTGACTATCACGGTGGTTGTGGAGAAGGTCCTGTCCAAGCGCCCCGATCTGGAAGCCGATGCCAGCGACGAAGCAGCCGGTTCCGTTGCCGACCTGAGGATCTCCACCAGGGAGCGCCGTGCGCTGCGCCTCGCGGGCATCACGGCGCTGCTGTTCCTGGCCGCAGTGGCCGCTTCGCTCGTGCCCGCCGGTTCCCCGTTCCGGGGAGAAGCGGGCGGAGTCCTGAATTCGCCGGTGATCGGCGGCATGGCCTTCGTCATCGGGCTCTTTTTCGCCCTGATCGGGGTTGTGTACGGGCGGTCGGCCGGAACCTTTACTCAGGGTTCCGACGTCACGGCAGCCATGATCGAAGGCATCAAATCGATGGCTCCCATCTTGGTCCTGTTCTTCGCCATTTCGCAGTTCCTTGCCTACTTCAAGTGGACCGGAATGGGTGAAGTCCTCGCCATTAGCGGAGCGCGGACCCTGGACAGCATTAATGCGCCGGGCTGGGCCATCCTGCTGGGCATCGCCGTCCTGATTTCGGTAATGAACTTCATCATTACGTCCGGATCCGCCATGTGGTCCCTGGCGGCACCGATTTTCGTGCCGATGCTCATGCTCCTGGACATAGAACCGGCAACCACGCAGGCGATGTACCGCATTGCCGATTCCGTCACCAACTGCGTCACCCCGATGAGCCCCTATTTTGTGATGGCCCTCGGGTTTGTCCAGAAGTACCGCCGCTCAGCGGGCATCGGGACGCTGGCGTCCTTCACCATCCCGCTGGCCATGGTCATCTGGGTGGTCTGGATCGCCTTCTTCATGATCTGGTACGCGCTCGGCATCCCCTTCGGGATCTGA
- a CDS encoding shikimate 5-dehydrogenase, producing the protein MTLCISLAARPSNIGTRFHNYLYDQLDLNFVYKAFAPTDLAQAIAGVRGLPIRGCAVSMPYKEDVIALVDRMDASAQAINSVNTIVNDDGVLTAYNTDYLAVARLLADHHVPVSWSVLLQGSGGMAKAVAAALSDAGFSDVTVVARNEGTGRALADRYDFNWQAEAAGATADLLINVTPLGMAGEHVAVQSFTHAAVDAARTVFDVVAMPAETPLVTAARTAGKNVITGAEVIAIQAEEQFVLYTGVRPTPEQVRAASEFSRA; encoded by the coding sequence ATGACCCTGTGCATTTCCCTGGCGGCGCGGCCGTCCAATATTGGAACGCGCTTCCACAACTATTTGTATGACCAGCTCGACCTGAATTTTGTGTACAAGGCCTTCGCCCCGACGGACCTGGCCCAGGCCATAGCGGGCGTCCGCGGCCTGCCCATCCGCGGCTGCGCCGTGTCCATGCCCTATAAGGAAGACGTCATTGCGCTGGTGGACCGCATGGATGCCTCGGCGCAGGCCATCAACTCGGTCAATACGATAGTGAACGACGACGGCGTCCTCACCGCGTACAACACCGACTACCTGGCGGTCGCCCGGCTTCTGGCCGATCACCATGTGCCGGTCAGCTGGTCCGTGCTGCTGCAGGGATCCGGAGGCATGGCCAAGGCTGTTGCAGCCGCACTGAGTGATGCCGGATTCTCGGACGTGACCGTCGTGGCCCGCAATGAGGGCACCGGTAGGGCGCTCGCGGACCGGTATGACTTCAACTGGCAGGCCGAGGCCGCCGGCGCCACGGCGGACCTGCTCATTAACGTGACACCGCTCGGCATGGCCGGGGAACATGTTGCGGTGCAGTCCTTCACCCATGCTGCTGTCGATGCGGCCCGGACGGTCTTCGACGTTGTTGCCATGCCGGCGGAGACGCCGCTGGTAACGGCTGCCCGCACCGCAGGCAAAAACGTCATCACCGGCGCCGAAGTGATCGCCATCCAGGCCGAGGAGCAGTTTGTGCTCTACACCGGCGTTCGGCCAACGCCGGAACAGGTCCGGGCCGCGAGCGAGTTTTCCCGCGCCTAG
- a CDS encoding class I SAM-dependent methyltransferase yields MPDISLAHVLSSEGWELLNSLGPYLESESFKLNTDLRKAGHSPEVVAAVLTQAKLRMKARGKFGPFAEHMLFTAPGLEQATRLNVAALHAQRYVEAGLEKVADLGCGIGADSLALATLDREVTAVELDEITAAAATINLMPWPNAKVVQGTAEDFDLTGFDGVWLDPARRTTSTSGTTRIFDPEAFSPPLSFVESLADRGLPVGVKMGPGIPHEALPGNCEAQWVSVDGDVTEATLWFNALRREGVRRAALVIGPNGAAELTSALDYAPGSEDVAVGPVDAYLYEPDGAVIRAGLVADVARSLGGHLLDEHIAYIGAPELMDTPFARAYRVLEVRPYNVKALKAWVKANGIGVLDIKKRGMSVTPEELRKQLLTGSGKGPNKATLVLTRIGEDRVAIVVEPVASAGQVS; encoded by the coding sequence ATGCCGGATATCTCCCTTGCCCATGTTCTGTCCTCCGAAGGCTGGGAACTGCTGAACTCCCTCGGCCCGTATCTGGAATCCGAGTCCTTCAAACTCAACACCGATCTGCGCAAGGCCGGGCACTCCCCCGAAGTTGTTGCCGCCGTCCTGACCCAGGCCAAGCTCCGTATGAAGGCGCGCGGCAAGTTTGGACCGTTTGCCGAGCACATGCTCTTCACCGCCCCCGGACTCGAGCAGGCCACGCGCCTGAATGTCGCAGCGCTGCATGCCCAGCGGTACGTTGAGGCCGGCTTGGAGAAGGTTGCTGACCTGGGCTGCGGAATTGGAGCCGACTCCCTGGCGCTGGCCACGCTGGACCGGGAGGTCACCGCGGTGGAGCTTGATGAGATCACCGCGGCGGCCGCCACCATTAACCTCATGCCATGGCCCAACGCCAAGGTGGTTCAGGGTACCGCCGAGGACTTCGATCTCACCGGGTTCGACGGCGTGTGGCTTGATCCGGCGCGCCGCACCACCTCAACGTCCGGCACCACGCGCATCTTCGATCCGGAGGCGTTCTCCCCGCCGCTGTCCTTCGTTGAGTCCCTGGCCGACCGCGGGCTGCCCGTGGGCGTGAAGATGGGGCCGGGAATTCCGCACGAGGCGCTGCCGGGGAACTGCGAAGCGCAGTGGGTATCCGTGGACGGAGACGTCACCGAGGCCACCCTCTGGTTCAACGCCCTGCGCCGTGAGGGTGTCCGGCGGGCGGCGCTGGTGATCGGTCCCAACGGCGCGGCCGAGCTCACCTCGGCACTGGACTATGCCCCCGGAAGCGAGGACGTCGCCGTCGGTCCCGTGGACGCCTATCTGTATGAGCCCGACGGCGCGGTGATCCGCGCGGGCCTTGTGGCCGACGTCGCGCGCTCACTGGGCGGGCACTTGCTGGATGAGCACATTGCCTACATCGGCGCACCGGAACTGATGGATACGCCGTTTGCGCGTGCCTACCGCGTGCTGGAGGTCCGCCCCTACAACGTCAAGGCGCTCAAGGCCTGGGTGAAGGCGAACGGGATCGGCGTCCTGGACATCAAGAAGCGCGGCATGTCCGTGACCCCGGAGGAGCTGCGCAAGCAGCTGCTCACCGGATCCGGCAAGGGACCGAACAAGGCAACGCTTGTCCTGACCCGCATCGGCGAGGACCGGGTGGCCATCGTGGTTGAACCCGTGGCTTCCGCCGGGCAGGTTTCCTAA
- a CDS encoding MalY/PatB family protein produces MTKIAAEPMAALRARTSYKWQTYPADVLPLFVAEMDYPLAEPVQQAMISRVLASDTGYIAGPEPVAAAFTGYAGRTWEWFVEPADVRTTTDVSVAIVECLRQTVPVDGSVVITPPVYPPFYDLPPEADASVVEVPLLLTGAGWKLNLPELERAFARGADALLLCSPHNPLGLVHSDESLRAVADLSAKYGVAVISDEIHAPLTYGPGSFTPYLSVSDNAREYGICVTAASKAWNIAGTKCALMVAQSDRTRLQLDSMPEEVSARTSILGLHGTAAAYNDGGPWLGDVMDALAANRGLLGELLAARLPGVIYRPPAAGYLAWLDFRGLGWEDPAAVALERARVALEPGARFGRQGSGFARLNFACSPDVLAEAVARLAAAAAAT; encoded by the coding sequence ATGACGAAGATCGCCGCTGAGCCGATGGCCGCACTGCGCGCCCGGACGAGCTACAAATGGCAGACCTATCCCGCAGACGTGCTGCCGCTGTTCGTGGCCGAAATGGATTATCCGCTGGCAGAGCCGGTTCAGCAGGCGATGATCTCCAGGGTGCTGGCATCGGACACCGGTTACATTGCCGGACCGGAACCGGTGGCTGCCGCATTTACGGGCTATGCGGGCAGGACCTGGGAGTGGTTCGTGGAGCCCGCGGACGTGCGGACCACCACGGACGTGAGCGTGGCGATTGTCGAATGCCTGCGCCAGACCGTGCCCGTGGACGGCAGCGTGGTCATCACGCCGCCGGTGTATCCGCCCTTTTATGATCTGCCGCCCGAAGCCGATGCCTCCGTGGTGGAAGTGCCGCTGCTGCTCACCGGCGCGGGCTGGAAGCTGAACCTGCCGGAACTGGAACGCGCCTTCGCCCGCGGCGCGGACGCCCTGCTGCTGTGCAGCCCACACAATCCGCTGGGGTTGGTCCATTCGGATGAATCGCTGCGGGCGGTCGCGGATCTGTCAGCGAAGTACGGGGTGGCCGTCATCAGCGACGAAATCCATGCCCCGCTGACGTATGGCCCGGGCAGTTTTACGCCGTACCTTTCCGTCTCGGACAACGCCCGCGAGTACGGCATCTGCGTGACCGCGGCCAGCAAAGCCTGGAATATCGCCGGCACCAAGTGCGCGCTGATGGTGGCGCAAAGCGACCGCACCAGGCTGCAGCTGGATTCCATGCCGGAGGAAGTGTCGGCCCGCACCTCCATTCTGGGCCTGCACGGAACAGCAGCCGCGTACAACGACGGCGGACCCTGGCTTGGGGACGTCATGGACGCGCTGGCGGCGAACCGGGGCCTGCTGGGGGAGCTGCTCGCGGCCCGGCTGCCCGGGGTCATTTACCGTCCGCCGGCGGCCGGGTACCTGGCCTGGCTGGATTTCCGCGGCCTTGGCTGGGAAGACCCTGCGGCAGTGGCGCTGGAGCGTGCACGGGTTGCACTGGAACCGGGTGCGCGGTTCGGGCGGCAGGGGAGCGGGTTCGCCCGGCTGAACTTTGCCTGCTCTCCGGACGTCCTTGCCGAAGCCGTTGCCCGGCTGGCAGCCGCGGCGGCCGCAACCTAA
- a CDS encoding ABC transporter ATP-binding protein: MISVTGVSKSYGPQLVVDGVSTDIKEGGITSIIGPNGAGKSTLLSIISRLLRMDAGTVNVDGLDVNATSGKELARKMAILRQDNQLTVRLTVRDLVGFGRYPHNGGRPTIDDKAFIDEAMAYLDLTALADRFVDELSGGQRQRAFIAMVLAQGTDYLLLDEPLNNLDMKHSVEMMRLLRRLTDDFGKTVVLVIHDINFASCYSDDIIAMRDGRLIHQGPPAQIMQPEVLRDIYDIDIRIEEIDGNRIGVYFA, translated from the coding sequence ATGATCTCCGTAACCGGCGTCTCCAAGTCCTATGGCCCGCAACTCGTCGTCGACGGCGTCAGCACCGACATCAAAGAGGGCGGCATCACCTCGATCATCGGACCCAACGGTGCGGGCAAATCCACGCTGCTGTCGATCATTTCGCGGCTGCTGCGCATGGATGCCGGCACGGTCAACGTGGACGGCCTGGACGTGAACGCCACGTCCGGCAAGGAGCTGGCCCGCAAGATGGCCATCCTGCGGCAGGACAACCAGCTCACCGTGCGCCTGACCGTGCGCGACCTGGTCGGCTTTGGCCGGTATCCGCACAACGGCGGCCGCCCCACCATCGACGACAAGGCCTTCATCGACGAGGCCATGGCATACCTGGACCTGACCGCACTGGCGGACCGCTTCGTGGACGAGCTGTCCGGCGGCCAGCGCCAGCGGGCCTTCATCGCGATGGTGCTGGCGCAGGGCACTGATTACCTGCTGCTGGATGAGCCACTGAACAACCTCGACATGAAGCACTCGGTGGAAATGATGCGGCTGCTGCGCCGGCTTACCGACGACTTCGGCAAGACGGTGGTGCTGGTCATCCACGACATCAACTTTGCCTCCTGCTATTCCGACGACATTATTGCCATGCGGGACGGCCGGCTCATCCACCAGGGACCTCCGGCGCAGATCATGCAGCCGGAGGTGCTGCGCGACATTTACGACATCGACATCCGGATCGAGGAGATCGACGGCAACCGGATTGGCGTGTACTTCGCCTAG